The following nucleotide sequence is from Phocoena sinus isolate mPhoSin1 chromosome 14, mPhoSin1.pri, whole genome shotgun sequence.
GGCACctgtccccatcccctccccgccAGCCCGTGCCACTGCTCCCTGAGTTTCCCCAAATGTCCAATCGCTCATTATTCCCATGAGTCGGAGCCTTTGCTGTTCCCTCCGCCTAGGAtgaccccctcctcccctgccccagtgCCCGCGATCAGAATCACAGCCTTCCTCTGCTTCCCAGGGTCCATGTCTGACTCTATTCCAGGGGATGGGGAGGCCCAGTACGTGATGTGAACCCCCAGAGCCCTGCACAGGAGCCACACACAGAGGATGATCAAAAATTGctagctctgggcttccctggttgcgcggtggttaagaatctgcctgccaatgcaggggacacaggttcgagccctggtccgggaagatcccacgtgccgcagagcaactaagcccgagagccacaactactgaagcccgcgcacctggagcccgtgctccgcagcaagagaagccactgcaatgagaagccggctcactgcaacgaagagtagcccccgctctctgcaactagagaaagcgtatTTATTGAGGATCTGCTATCTGCCGGGCAATGAACAAGCCAAAGAGCTCCCTGCCTTTGTGGGGCTTACATTCCAGCTGGGGTGGGGTGAATGCAGGGATGGAACACGGACAGTAGAAAAACCACAGGTGACATACCAGGTGTGGATAAGGGCAACGGAGAAAAACAggcagggtgggggcaggagggaggggtggggtgccACTTCCTGGCCATGACACAGACTACTCTGCAGCTATCGGAAAAAAGGTGAGAGATGCTGGCCAATGGTCAGGAGAGGAGGTTAAGTAAAAACTGAtgggacgggcttccctggtggcacagtggttgggagtccgcctgccgatgcaggggacaggggttcgtgccctggtctgggaggatcccacatgccgcggagaggctgggcccatgagccatggccagtgagcctgcgcgtccggagcctgtgctccacaacgagagaggccacaacagtgagaggcccgcgtaccacaaaaaaaaaaaaaaaaaaaaaatactgatgggACAATATGGCTAGCATAATTCTCCTTGGGTTACATTTGTGTTTCCCATGGAATGACAGCTACtgtgtttaattttgaaagtGCTGGATTAAGTTTCTATCCTCTTGCTAAATTGTCGTTGCTCTTCCAGTATGTGGGGACCATActtgtgcccccccccccagaCTGTGGGAAGCCCACTGAGCCCTCCAACCTGAGCCCAGGCCCCGGGAGGGGCTGGGTAGTTCTCTCTTACAAAAACAGCTTTCTTGTTCCTCATGGGCCTCAGGTTCTATTCTGGGTTGTGAGCTCACAAAGATCTGATGATTTCAAAGATTGTGAAAGCTGAGAGATGTTTGCACACCGGTGTTCACAGCAGTATGATTCACAAGGGCccaaaaaagtggaagcaaccccgatgtatgaatggataaacaaaatgtggtccatctatacaatggaatatgattcagccttaagaaggaacaaaactgtgacacctgctacaacatggatgaaacttgaggacattatgctcagtgaaataagtcagacaccaAAAGACAATTTACTGTGCAAGTCCACTTACGTGACCTCCCTGGAGTAGTCAAATTcgtacagacagaaagtagattagaggttaccaggggctgagggagggggtgggaagctATCGTGTaatgggtgtagagtttcagttttgcaagatgaaaagacattcTGGAGATGGGTTGCACAACACTGAGAATGTACTTAGCACTACggaaccgtacacttaaaaatggttgagaTGGTAAATTTGATGGTATGTATATttcatccaaattaaaaaaaaaaaagaaattgtgacCCGGTCTGGGTTGCCCCTCCAGCCAGCCGAGGAGACTCTGTGCCAGCCTTCTCACTGGAAAGCCAGGTGGTTGTGCGGGAGAGGGGGTGGTCGTGGCCCTCAGCGGACAGTTTCCTTCCAGGCTGAGACCTGAAGCTTCTGCTCACAAGTGGTGAGTATGTGCATGCACCACATGGCCTCCACGCTGGTTCCTGTGTTCTCTGAGGATAAGGCAGGTTGGGTTGAGGCATCCCCTGGGCCTGCCCCTCCTTGTTCCCACCTCAGCCCAGGGGGCAGCACAGTGGAAACTTCTGGACCCGATTCACCAACTCCCCAGAGAACCTGCCCTTAGCTCCAATCCTTCTGGCCGGATGCTTCCAATCAGTTCCCCTTGCCCCCAGGGAAGGTGGTGCCCTTTCTCTGATAGCAGTGGGGACATGGGGAAAGGTGGAGCATCAAATAGAAGCAGAGAAGAATGAAGACCACCCTCGGTCCCCACCTTCTGGAGTGGGAGCCCCCAGAGGACCATGGGAGGAAGCAGCATGGCAGCCCTGTGACCTGAGACAAGGGGACCCTCTGAGTCTCAGTGACTCTTCTGTAAATGGGGTGAATGTGGACACGCCCTCCCAGGGAGGCCCTCAGAAGTGAGAAGCGCTAGGGAAAGATACAGAGGGGGACCCCCAGCTGGGATGCGCTGACCCCACCCTCCACAAAGGGCTGACCCCAGTCCGCCTGCAGGGACACCTTGTGGGGCCCTGCTTCTCAGCCCTGGCTCTTCGTTGGACCCTCCGCAGCCCTGCCAGCCGACGCTGACCTGAGCCTCCCTAAAGGGTTCgcaccctccccccccacccccccagccagGGAAACATGTctgcagagagggaggagaggcggGCTTGGTTCCTTGGTTGTGCTTTCACTTCTAaaacatcctttttcttttttctatgaaCATTTTAATGAGGAGTTGaacaaaagatagaaaaaataacattctgatggcttttttttttttttttatttaagaggCAGGCTTTTCTTGAGACTTTCATACAAGGCAATGGGTGAGTAAGGCTAAACTCCTAAAGAAAACGCATACTGATGATGGAGCAGAAAAAGGCACTTCTCCCAAAACCTGCTGGTTACCAGCCTGTCAGCCTCTCAGGGGCTACTTGCTCTGCTTTTCTTCTGGAAACAGGTCCATTCAGACCTAAGCCCTGCTGCCCTCGAGGCCAGGAGGACTGGGATGGCCGAGTGTTCCGAGCATTGGTGCATGGAGCAGGCGCTGTGCACAAAGTGAGGAGGGCTTGGTGGTGGGGTCCGCATGTGGGGCGCAGGTGGCTAGAGGCCACCACCCCAGCGGGGAGCTGCACTCGCTCTCCCTGCAGGGACATGTGATCCAGCAGGTGGACTGAGACCAGGCTTCTGTGGCCACCCGACTCCCCGTAGTAGAATCCCTTGTCATCCGCAGGCCCATAGACAGTGACCACATCCCCCACCCTCAGTGACATCTTGCCCTTCACCAGGCCCCCTGCCGGCCCATCCCTGGGGTCATAGTCCAGAGCCGCCACCATGGTCTTTGGAGTCCACAGTGAAGGCCTTCTGGGGCTCCCCTGCGGCAGGGGGAAGGAGCCCTGGGGGCCTCCAAGCCCCCCAAAGTCATCGAGGTGGGCCATGGAGGGCAGGTACCCTTTGCCCCAGCAAATGCCACCTCCCACCAGTCCACTCCGTGCCCGTGTCCACCTTGTCCACCAGGTGCCTGGGGACGTCGCCCACTTGCCCATCATGTTCGCCACGATAGAAGCCGTGGGTGTCCTGAGAGCCCCACACTCTCAGCAACTGCCCTTTCCAGAAGGTCAGCTCCTCCTCTGCAGCCTCGGGGGTGGCAGACATCACCAGGGGGATGTAATCAGAGAGGGCCACAAAGAGCTTGGCTGGAGGGTCTACCCTCATTCCCAGCGATGGGTCGCCAACCCTGGACATCCTGATGACCCTGCTGGATGGAGCGGGACACAGCGCCAAGCTGGGCTCCTGGAACCAGCCCTCTCTCTTGCCCCCCAGAGCCTGACCTGGCCCTGCTCTGTCTCCTgagctccttcctctgctctcgCCCCTCTCTGCCCCATAGACCGAAGCGCCCTGCCTCCTCCTGCAGAATGTCACAGAAGTCAGACACGTATCGCTGGCTGGTGCCCAGCTGGGGAGGGGTGAATGCTGGGGCATTTTGCTTTTGTCTGAGGACCTTCTCAAGGGCAGCCTTCTCCTGACACGGCTCTTTCCTGGGTCCACACTCAGGGGACCGACAGATGACTCCTGCAGCAGGGCTTTGGCTGGTGCCCACGTGCCGGGTACTGGTTCTCTTCCCCCCGAGACTGGCCCCGGGGCAGAGGTGGCCTGTGGCTCCGGGGACTCTTCTGGAAGAGCTGGTCCTTTCTGGAGAGCTCCCGGGCCTCTGTGGGCCTCTGGGCTTGGCTGTCTGACCCTGCACTTGGAAATTCTCCGTCTGAACTCAGTCTGGGCTTCAGGGACTGCCTCCTTGGGGGTTCTTCAGGGAATGCTTCTAGAAACTTGGCCTGGGGCTCCCCGCAGCTTCCGGGGCTGTGGGGACTGGCCTTGGCCCTCGGGGGAGTCAGCACCAGCCTCTGAGGGCAGATGGGGAAGGTCATTCTGCCAGTGGACGGGTCCCCACAGGTGCAGCTAAAGGGAGACATCTCTGGCAATCGGAGACAGGTGACGCAGTTGCGAGGGATCTGAGCCGGCACCGAATCCACGGATTCTCCACAGAACGACATGGTTCTCACCGAGATATTCTGGCACATCGGTGGCAGCTGGAGCTGGGAAAATTCCAACAGGATGCTCCCGGCGGTGGCATCGGCCACCTCTGCCACCTTGAGTCCATCGGCATACACAGCATAGCCGGTGACCTGGACTCCGTTGGAGGACCCAGCTGAGTCGATGGTCACGGGGAGCCAGCTGACCACCAGGAGGCCCGGTGAGGCATGGCGCTCCACCAGCACGTCCAGTGGAGGGTCAGGGGGGCCCGCCAAGGGTGTGTTGAAGGTGATGGTTGAGGACATTGTTTCCCAGAGCTCCGGCAGCGAGTCCCACGGTGGGTGCACCTCCACCCTCACCTGGTACCTCGTGCCGGGATGCAGGTGGTGGAAGGTGTAGCAGCTCACGCCTGCTAGGGTCAGGGCACACTCCAGGTCATCCAGGTACACCATGTGGGGGTGGCTGCTGCCAACCCAGGTGATCTCGGCCGACGTGGCTGCAACACTCTTCAGGTAAAGTTGCGTAGGGGCCACACAAAAGACACTGTTGGTCCCCAGAAGAGGTCTGGAGAAACCCCACTTGCCCATGCTCTGCTGAGAGCCCAGCCGGCCACCTTCCATCTTGGCATCTGAGATTTCTATTGCCACTTCGGTCTTGGAGCCCACCCTCACCGTTGTCGCGTGTGGCCCCCTGTCCACTGTCCCCTGGGCTTTCCCAGGTACTAAGCTGTGACCAGTGTCTTCCTTCGAAGCTTTGCCCTGCCCAGCCTGGAGTCGAGTGGGGCCAAGGTCAGGGAACTCATGGGGCAGGCAGCCCAGGATGTCACTATCTGAAATCTGCTCCACCAGGTTGGACTGCACCAGCCCCTGCCGGCCGTCCTCAAGCTCCCCTTTGTAGAAGCCGTCCTCATCCATGTCCCCAAAGACATACACGTAATCCCCAGCAGTGAGCAGCAGTTCGCTCTCGGGGTGCTTGTTGGGCCCTTCAAATGGGTTGTAGCTATACCGAGCCAGAAAGATCTTGAGCTTGGGCGTGGTGGGGGCCTCCGAACCCCCCACTTCCAGGGTTGAGGACACGCTATAGGGCTCCAGATCCTCCACCTCGCTGGCTGTGTCCACGTCCAGAGTAGGGCAGGATGGCACAGGGGCCCACATGGACTCCACCTCAGAGGAGGAGTTTGACTGGGAGCTGGTTTTCTTGGCCTGGGACCTGGAGTCCAGAGGTCGGCTGATTGGGACTCTGTCTGGCACTTTGGGGGCACTGGTTGCCTCCCCGAGGGCAACTGGGATCTCCAGCAGGGAGTCTTCCTTCTCCTGTTTGGCTCTGCTAGGCTGAGACAATGCTTGGTCCTCAGGCCCTAGCTGCAACTTGGTTCTTCCACTGCTTCTCACTTGGGACTCCGGGGCTGGCGGGGCCTCGCGGGGTTCCTGGGAGGGTGACCAGGCTGACACTGCAGTGCCCGCATCTCCTCCCAGGCCGTCTGGAGATCACACAGGGCCTTCTGCTGGTCGTGCAGCAGCTGTTGCTGCCTGTCCTGCCCTCGTGCCGCCTGCTGCAACAGCTGCCCCGCCAGCAAGCCGGCGGCGTTGCGCTCCCGGCACGCGAGGCCCAGCTGCCCGCGCACGTCTTTGTTCTCGGGCCGCCACCTTTCCCGTCCAGTCGGCCTGGGCCTGCAGCCGCGCGTTCTCCTTCGCCAGCCAGGCGCCTTCGCGGAGCGCCGCCTGCAGCCTCGCCTCGGCCTTCTCGCCGCGtcgccgcgccgccgccgcctgcgCGCCCAGCTCCGCGCACTCTCGCCGCTGCGCGCTCAGCTCGCGCTCCAGTGCCTGTACTTGGCTCCGCGCCTCCTCGCATGGTGCGCTCTGGCCGCCCGCCTCCGCCCGGGCGCTGCTGGTGGCCTGCTGCAGGGTCAACTGCCTCTGCAGGCGCAGCACCTCCCGCTGGGACTCGCGTTGCAGCCGGTCCAGGTCGCTGACGTTGAGCCACTGGGCGCAGGCGGCGCCCCCCGCAGCGAGCGGGGCGCTGCTGAGGCCCGAGGCGATGCGCGCCTGCAGTAGGTGGCACTCCTGCCGCAGCTCTTCGATCTGCTTGTCCTTGTCCAGCAGCACGCTAGCCTGCTCCGACAAGTCCCGCGCACGCTGGCGGGCGAAGGCCTGGCACAGCTCCAGGCCCGCGCGGCTCTCGCCGGGCACAGGCGCGCTCACAGCACGCTGGTTGGTCTCCTGCAGCTTGCGGGCCCGGTCCTCCAGGCGCCGCGCGAGGCCGGTCAGCTCGGCGTGCTTCACCTTGACCCGCTTCACCTTCTTGTCCGCCTTGTcggagaagcccgcgcgccgcagcTGCAGGTTCTCTTCGCGCAGGCCGGAGCAGCGGCGCGCCAGGACCTGCAGCGCCTCGGACAGCTCCAAGTTTCTGCTTCAGCAGCTCGCTGTAGTCCGGGCCCGGCGGCAGGGGGTTCAGGGCTTCGCAGGGCTGACTCCCGGACTCTTCCCCTCCTCGCGGGTCGCTAGGTCTCCTGCGCTCCGGTACTGGCGGCGGGGGACTCAGGGACCCCGGGATGGAGGCGTCTGGAGAGGAGGATTCGGGGGCCTTGGGGTGACTCAGGGTGCTGTCGAGCGAGAGGGAACGCGCTGGTGCCAAGGAATCGAGGGAGCTGGCGCGCGCGGGGAGCACGCTGTCCGGGGAGTTGGAGCACGCCGCGGGCACCCGGTCGAGGGAGCGGGAGCGCGCGCGGGCGCCCGCGCTCAGGCCGTCAAGGGGTTCTAGTCGACATGAGGACTTGGCGGCGGCCTCAGGGGGTGGCTCTTCTGAAGAATGCGCGGTCTGGGGGTCGGGGGTGCCGGACAAGGAGGGGTGCCAGCGGAAGTGTTCCAGAATGTACTTGAGGAAGAGCTGCCGCTCCACGTCGAGTGCCGCCTGCAGGTGGCGGATGCGCGAGGCCTGCTCTCCGTCCGTTTCCCAGCGGAGCTGCGCCAGCACTTCCTGAAGGCGACAGCGGCACTGCGCTGCGGCCTCTTCGGGCGCCCCCGCACGGCCGCAGTAGCCGCGGTTCATCAGCTCCTCTGCCAGCTGGCGCTGCAGCTCCCGGGCCTCGCGCACCACGCCATCGCGCTCGCGGTGCAGCAGCTGCTGCAGCTGTCGCATCTCGGCCTCCTTCCAGCGCAGCAGCTGCCGGATCTCGGCTTCGCGCTCCCGCAGTACCTCCTCCTGCAGCTGCCGCAGCTCCCGGCTGCGCTGCGCCTCCCACTTGGAGCGCAGGTGATCAACCAGCTGTTGCCGTTCCTGCTCGGCCTCCTCCCGCTGCCTGCCGCGCTTGGGCAGCGAAGCGCCGCCGCTCCTCCCGCCCGCGCGCCCGCTCCGCCTCCAGCTCGGCCCGCAGCTTCTCCAGCTCACGCCTCTGCTCCtccagcgccgccgccgccgccgccgccgggcccGGAGTAGCCGGCTTCTTGGGTGTCACGCGGCCGCCGCCAGAAGGGCTGGGCGAGTCCTTGGTCATGGTGGTCGCGGCCGGGCAAGACGCCTGACCTCGCTTGGCCCAGGCCGCCGCTCGCCAACGGCCGCTGCCCTGGCCGCGGCCAACTGTGCCGCGCGCCCCTTCCGGGCTCCCTGAGGGTTCCCGCGCGCCCCTTCCGCCTCTGGGCGCGTTCTCCCACCTCTGCAGTGGGTGCGGCTAGCCCGTGCTCCTCTCCCGGCTGCCTATGTTGGCGCTGGGCTCTAGACACCCAGGCTAGACACAGCCCCTGTCCTTCCCAGGATGCCCACGAGTCTCGCTggccccaggcctctccctgatCCTGGCACCATATCCCTTTACGACCCACCCCGGCCCTCTTCCAGGCACTGGACAATCCCTTTCAGGCCAAGGAACCCGTGGGAAGCCTGAGCTGCTTCTCTGGGCACAGAGAAAGGGGGCTCAGTGTTTGGCTCAAGATCACCAATGGATTCAGGTGGTGTGGTGGCTGGAAACTGCAACAGGAAATGCCCAAACTTGGGGGTGTGCCCTGGGCTCACCCAGAGGAGGGGGCATCTGGCTCCTGCATCTCCACTGTGCCTACCCATCCAAGGACCCCTTCCAAGGACTTGCGTGCATTATCTGTTTAAACCTcctatacccattttacagagaagtcTCAAGTCCATGACCTGGGCATGGTGCCAGCCAAGACAGGGGACAAGTGTTCCTTCGAGGACCATAGCCCTAGCCTGTGATTTCTTGGTTCATTTTCACAATCCTCCCGCAAGGACGCTCAGAGAGATAAGGGCCTACCCACAGTCACATGGCCCAGAAGTAGCTAAGTTGGAATTCAGACCTGCAAAATTATACCTCCAGATTCCATGGGCACTCTGATGCCATCTGGTCAATCTCAGGGTCGCAGGTGGGAGGACCCCTACCCAGTCTTTCTCTCAGTGGGGAGCTCTACATTTCATATCTGCAGAAGGATAAGAGGGTCAAGTGGAACCCGGAGACTGGGACGGCCAgttggagaggcagggagggaggtgaaGGATGGGGCCACCATGAGGGCCCAACCTGCCCTTTGGTCAGGCTCAGGAGTGCCTGGGGCTACCTGCTTTCCCAAAAAGTAAAGCCAAAGGCCTGTATGGGCCCTGCTGGGTCCCCACACCACCTCCCTGGATACAGCAAGGCCAGAGAACTTTCCATGGCTTTCCAAGGGGCAGTGTATCGGATGCTTAGGGCTGGTGGGACTTTGGAAGCAAATAGTCCTTAAGCTTTTCGAGCTGCTCCCatgttctcttctgtaaaatgggctaataaTGCAGCTCCCtcccttgctgtgtgacctcccAGAGTTTcctgacctctctgagcatccATTTCCTCTGTGAGGTTTCAAGGAGGTAAGAGTATACAGTGCCCAGAGCAAGGCTCTCTAGCAGCTCACTGATTTTAATTCTAGTCCCTCTttcacagctaaggaaactgaggtctgcaAGGTGGGAATTTGGCTGAAGTCAGGCAGGGCCTCCATGGTGGAGGCAGCCCAGGTACCCTCTGAGTTCCCTGGGACTCACTCCATATACCTCAGGGCAGGTGGGAAGCCTCAGAGTCCGGGGCATCCATCCAGGCTTTGCCACTTTTTGGCTGAGGGACCACTGATGACTTCACCTCTCAGCCTCCTCACAATGTGTATATTGGTAGCACCAGCCTCCCAGGGTTGGAGGCACACCAGGGCTCTGTTGGCCGAGCGCTGGGTGTATAGTAGGTGCTGCACTGAGGTCTGTGCAAGTTCCTATCTCCCCATCTAGGGCTTGGCCTGGACCTTCACAAGCTTCTTCCAGGAGTCTGAAGAATTCCCCTGGCTCGAaggcctctgggcctttgcatgcGTTGTTTCCCCTGCTGGGATGCCAAACTGGCCCGACACAAAGGTAACATGTGCCATGCTCCATGCTAACGCTTGCCATtcggtatttatttatttatttatttgccataCCACcatgaggcttgcaggatcttagttccccaatcagggattgaacctgcgccctcggcagtgaaagtgtggcgTCCtagccactgtaccaccagagaattccctgctATACAGTATTCAAaccacccatttcacagatgagaagtcCCAAGCTGCAGTGGGTTAAGAgttctgctcaaggtcacaggctGATTAGTGGGTTCCACACAACCCTGGTTTTGTCCACTCACTTATTACTAACCTTATCTTATCCTTTGGCCTCTGCTTAGCagttcctcctccaggaagccttccctgactctccaggctgggctggggcgaCCCAGGGCTCTGCAGCTCAGATCACACCACACGGTGCCTCTCCTTTTGGAGCAGGGATATATCTAATACACACGTGCGTCTCTGCCCAGAGTGGGCTCAGGGGAGGGGTAAGAAAGTCCCTCCCCAGAAAGGTGGTACCTGAATGGGGGAGGTAGACAGGCCAGGTGGCCAGGTGAGGATGTGCCCTTCacgccctgcctgcctgcctggccctgggcagcAAGGGTGAGGACCCCAGGCTCAAGGCTGCCCACTGGGGCCTTGGGCAGAGGCATCAGGCTGGCCGGGAGTGAGGCTCAGTTCTCAGGAGAGGTGTTGGCAGGATCGTAAGCTGTGGAACgtgcgcgcacgcgcacacacacacacacacacacacacacacacacacagagcttcccTTAGCCTGGCCACCTGTGTGGTTGGGAGCTTGGGACCCCTACTTAAGTCCGGCTcttccctgcccttcctgctGTGGTACCACATAGCTCCTGGGAAATGCGGATGGACATCTGGTACCCGGCCATTTGCATCCAGTCTTTAATGCTGTGATCCCATTAGCAACACCTCTGCTTCTCAGGGTATGGTGCCAACCTGGCCCGGTGGCACCTGGGCCCTCTCACAGCTTGGGCTCTGCTGCTCTGAGGATGGCTGTCTAACCACGAGCCACCCACCGGACACTCGGAGTGAATTTCCCACCTCCCCCCTAGCCTCTCTTCTGTGACTGACCTTCCTGGGTTGCTCCTGGGGCAGGACAGACACACAGCCCTCTCACTTACACAGTACTTTCTCCAGGTAGGCAGGTAGATGACCTTGAACCCATCTCGCAGGtgggaaaaccgaggctcagagaagcactTTCTGTGTTCATTCAGCACTTGGCTCTATGGGCTCCACCCTTTTTGTTGtactcatgtttttcttttttgttgttgttgttttttgttttgttttcttttttggggccacgctgtgaggcttgtgggatctcagtttcctgaccagggattgaagccaggccctgggcagtgaaagcatggagtcctaaccactaagcCTCCAGGGAACTCCTAATACTCAAGTTTTTCAAACTAGGTTCTCTTGAACCCTGATGTGCCATAGGAGATGCCACTGGGCAGTGGCAAGTGGCAAGAACACAGGGAATTTTGGTTCCAGATGTTCTCTGTGAGAGGAGAggtggatgggagggaggggggaggttaGACACAGGGACAGTCCAGGTGGTCGTGGAGCCACGGGGAGCATGTCTTCACGGGACCCTCAGCACTGCTCTGTTTGACAGAGGCCAAGGCCCCGAGGCTCAGCGGGAGCAGATGGCTTGCCAGGGCACGTGGGCAGCTGTGGCAAAGCTGGACGGTCCCCTCAGGGCACTGGGTGGGGCACCACAGCCTGGACGTCCTGCTGCAGCCCCAAGCAGGGCTGCCAACAGTCAGGGCAGGAGGGCAGACTGCAACAGAGGAGGTGGACCCCAGCCTGAGTCCCTGGGAGCCCCACAGTGCCATCAAAGGCCCATCGGAGGCATTCTGGAATGTGGATGAGTGCGTGAGCAAACTGTGCTACCCTGGTACCCGGCTCCTGCCATCCCACACTTGTCACGTTGTGCACTGATTGTCCAGTGACCTGCCTGCCACCCCCATGGACTCTGAGCTCGGGGAACTTGACTGCTTTCTCTGGTCTCAGCTTTCTTCCCTAAAACATGAATGGGATAGATTATATGGGTAGTTTTCAAACTGGGCTCCTTTAGGGTCCGGGGCTCCTGGAAGATACTGTAGGGGTGGGAAGGATATGCCAGAGCTGAAGGGGAGACACTGCCCCTACAGGACACGGCCACTAATTCGTGTCATTTATCAGGTTCTAAGGAGGACTTTGGTTGAATAGTGTTTTTTAATAGCGTTTAAAGAGGtatgctgggaattccctggcgttccagtggttaggactcagcagtgctgccactgcagggggcacgcaTTTGAGCCccggtcggagaactaagatcccacgagcctcatggcgcagccaaaaaaaaaaaaaaaggtgtgctGCTGGCaacaagtttgagaacctctgggtCAGAGACCCTCCTGTCTATTATGGGCACAGACACCACTGCCCCAACACCCCATGATTCCACTGATCCTGAGAGGGGGCACGTGCCCCTCACGTCTGGCTTTGCTCCACATCACCAGCCCTGTGCTCCATGTGTGACCTCTGGGTCATGTGGAGTCCTGGGATGCTGATCCGCATCCCTCCTTTGCCACCCACGCCCCGCGTTTTGCAGAGCTTGAGGCCTTGGTGAGGGCCCTGGGCTCCATCCTGAGAGCCCCCTGGAGAGTTTTAAGCCCCCAACCTCTGTGGCCACAATAGCCCCAGCTTTCCAGCCCACTTCTCTTATGTGTGAGTCATCAATGTGTTTTCTGTCTGTTCTCTGATACCTCCTCAGTGTCTAGAACAGTGGCCCGTACATGGTCCACGCTCAGTGAATACGCGACTAAAGACAGAGGCAGGCTGACCAGGTGTGGCCTCCGTCCTCGTGGAGTTTACAGTCCAAGGGCAGACACAGGCATTAAACACAAATATGGCAAAGGGACGTAGTGAACTCGGAGTGTGGACCAGTGCTAGGGGCTGAGGGTGGTGCTAACGGGGAGAAGACCCCAGCTGAGCTGAGGCAGGAGAGCAAGGGCTGCCCAGAGCTGAGACTGGATCTCAGGCAGAGAGACCTGCCAAGCTCCCGGCCCCTCTCAGTCTGTCATGGTCCTTGTGTGCCTGAGGAGGGACTGGGGCTCAGAAGGGAAGGGTCACTCAGT
It contains:
- the LOC116765012 gene encoding LOW QUALITY PROTEIN: RIMS-binding protein 3C-like (The sequence of the model RefSeq protein was modified relative to this genomic sequence to represent the inferred CDS: inserted 1 base in 1 codon; deleted 6 bases in 6 codons) gives rise to the protein MTKDSPSPSGGGRVTPKKPATPGPAAAAAAALEEQRRELEKLRAELEAERARGREERRRFAAQARQAREEAEQERQQLVDHLRSKWEAQRSRELRQLQEEVLREREAEIRQLLRWKEAEMRQLQQLLHRERDGVVREARELQRQLAEELMNRGYCGRAGAPEEAAAQCRCRLQEVLAQLRWETDGEQASRIRHLQAALDVERQLFLKYILEHFRWHPSLSGTPDPQTAHSSEEPPPEAAAKSSCRLEPLDGLSAGARARSRSLDRVPAACSNSPDSVLPARASSLDSLAPARSLSLDSTLSHPKAPESSSPDASIPGSLSPPPPVPERRRPSDPRGGEESGSQPCEALNPLPPGPDYSELLKRNLELSEALQVLARRCSGLREENLQLRRAGFSDKADKKVKRVKVKHAELTGLARRLEDRARKLQETNQRAVSAPVPGESRAGLELCQAFARQRARDLSEQASVLLDKDKQIEELRQECHLLQARIASGLSSAPLAAGGAACAQWLNVSDLDRLQRESQREVLRLQRQLTLQQATSSARAEAGGQSAPCEEARSQVQALERELSAQRRECAELGAQAAAARRRGEKAEARLQAALREGAWLAKENARLQAQADWTGKVAAENKDVRGQLGLACRERNAAGLLAGQLLQQAARGQDRQQQLLHDQQKALCDLQTAWEEMRALQCQPGHPPRNPXEAPPAPESQVRSSGRTKLQLGPEDQALSQPSRAKQEKEDSLLEIPVALGEATSAPKVPDRVPISRPLDSRSQAKKTSSQSNSSSEVESMWAPVPSCPTLDVDTASEVEDLEPYSVSSTLEVGGSEAPTTPKLKIFLARYSYNPFEGPNKHPESELLLTAGDYVYVFGDMDEDGFYKGELEDGRQGLVQSNLVEQISDSDILGCLPHEFPDLGPTRLQAGQGKASKEDTGHSLVPGKAQGTVDRGPHATTVRVGSKTEVAIEISDAKMEGGRLGSQQSMGKWGFSRPLLGTNSVFCVAPTQLYLKSVAATSAEITWVGSSHPHMVYLDDLECALTLAGVSCYTFHHLHPGTRYQVRVEVHPPWDSLPELWETMSSTITFNTPLAGPPDPPLDVLVERHASPGLLVVSWLPVTIDSAGSSNGVQVTGYAVYADGLKVAEVADATAGSILLEFSQLQLPPMCQNISVRTMSFCGESVDSVPAQIPRNCVTCLRLPEMSPFSCTCGDPSTGRMTFPICPQRLVLTPPRAKASPHSPGSCGEPQAKFLEAFPEEPPRRQSLKPRLSSDGEFPSAGSDSQAQRPTEARELSRKDQLFQKSPRSHRPPLPRGQSRGEENQYRHVGTSQSPAAGVICRSPECGPRKEPCQEKAALEKVLRQKQNAPAFTPPQLGTSQRYVSDFCDILQEEAGRFGLWGREGREQRKELRRQSRPGQALGGKREGWFQEPSLALCPAPSSRVIRMSRVGDPSLGMRVDPPAKLFVALSDYIPLVMSATPEAAEEELTFWKGQLLRVWGSQDTHGFYRGEHDGQVGDVPRHLVDKVDTGTEWTGGRWHLLGQGYLPSMAHLDDFGGLGGPQGSFPLPQGSPRRPSLWTPKTMVAALDYDPRDGPAGGLVKGKMSLRVGDVVTVYGPADDKGFYYGESGGHRSLVSVHLLDHMSLQGERVQLPAGVVASSHLRPTCGPHHQALLTLCTAPAPCTNARNTRPSQSSWPRGQQGLGLNGPVSRRKAEQVAPERLTGW